In Candidatus Woesearchaeota archaeon, the sequence CTCACGCCAGCAATTTTACGAACTTGATAAGTAGTTTCACCCTCGTTTTTTCGCCTAATTGTTTCCATGAGTTTCCCTCTTGTGAGTTTCATACATTGATTTAACTCACCGTAGGGAAATAGTTTTGGGATAACACACTAACACTTAAAATCATTAAAACTAAGAATAACAAGAAACCAAACAACAAACTTATTCGTCTCATACTCATAAGTTTATTTCAACGTCTTTTCTTTATAAATTTTATTTTTACATAGTTTCCGACCAAAACAGAATATGAATAAGCGTTGCAAGACATACTAAAAACGACAAACAAGTAACGGTCTATTTTCGTCAAAAACACAATATTTTCAAACATTTCCGAAAATATAACGACTTTTAAGTAGAAATTATTTAAATAAAAAAGCATTATCTTAACAACATGGTTGAATATTATCCACGAACAAAAAAATTATTAGAATTAGAATTGGAAAATTCAAATCCAAAAATAGGAAAAAAATATTTAGAAGAATACACAGAAAAAGAAGGTGCTGATTTTAGATGGCTTGATAAATTTTTGCAATATTTAGGCACAGACAACCTACTAGAAATAATAAATAATACAGAATTCTTAGAAATAGATTTAGGAGGAAATAGCGGAGAAAAGGAAAAAAGAGGAACTTCATTAAGCCAACAAGATTTGTATGACTCTTATGTATGGGTAAAAAGTAAAATTACAAATGAAAGTATAATATCTGGAAAAAGAATAATTCCTACAATATTTAAAACTTTAAACAAAATAAAACTAACAGACGAATATAAAATTTTAAAACAAAAAATTGAATTTTTGGAAAAAGAAAAAAAAGAAATTCAAAAAGAAACAAAGCAATCAAATCAAAAATCAAGATATAATTTTGAAAGAAACATAGAAGATCTTATAGAAAATGAAAAAACACTAAAAAATTACACAACACCAAGAGAAAGACAAAAAATACACGCAATAATAGGACTAGACAAAAAAACGCAAGAAACATACAAAAAATTAGATGCTCTAATAGCTCAAGGTATAACATTTGACATAGAAACAGACAAAGAATTGCTAAATTTAGACCCATCAGGAGGACCTGTAAGTTACATCAAAAAACTAGAAAAACAAGGAGAAAAAATAGAACCAATAATATTAGAATATGCAAACTCTATGAACTCACAATTAGCAGAACCCTTAAGAAAATTAAGATACACTCTTTTACTAGAATACGTATTAAAAAGAAAAAAATTCAGCATAAAAGCAATAGAACCACTTCTAAAAGACGCAGAACACATAGCAAAGCTAAAACCTGAAAACGAATTCATAAAAAAATACGGTTACCCCGACCTTGAACAAATAAAAAAAATACAAGAAAAAAAATATCTTAACTTAGACGACATACAAAGATTCGTTAACACAAACATAATCTTCCTAAGAAAAAAACTAAACGAAGAATACATAAGCTCTACGCAAACAAATAAAGAAGATTACGAAAAAGCATTAGAATTTTTCAAAGAAAAAATATATGACTTAGAAAATCAATCAATCAAAAAAACTTTTTATGACGCAACACTAAACAGAACAAACAAAAAAATAATCAAAGAAACCTTAAAAGAAAATCAAATAATGCAAAAAGAAACACAAAACATAACAGAAAAAGAACTAATACTAAAGCAACATGAAGAATTCAAAAAAACAATAAACGCAATAATAATCGAATACAGAAAAGCAAAATACCTAGAAAACTTCAAAAAAGAAAATCCTGAAATTGATGAAAAAGAAATAAAAGCACAACTAAAATACTTAAGAAAAGACGAATATGAACCAAAAGAAACACTAAACCAAACAACAACATCAAACCTGGAAGAGAGAATAATAGAAAAAAAATACGAACTAAAAAACCCACTAAACACAACACAAAAAGAACTCCTAAAATACGGCTTACTAGATAAAGAAATATTAAAAAACTTAAAAAACAACAAATACAAAAAAACAAACAAAACGGAACTAGAATATCTAAGCCGACTAACAAGCAAACAAGAAACACTAAAACTAAAAAATGCAATAAACAACATAAAAGAAAACTTCTTAGTTCTAAGCACAAATAAAAAAAACTACGAAGAAAACTTTTTAGAACCCGAAATATACGAAAAAAACAAAATATACATAGAATTAGACAAAAAACTAAAAGAAGAACAAACAAAAATACAAACGCAAAACAAAAAAGACTTAGAAGAATTAGAAAAACAAAACCAAAAATATCAAAACCGAAAGTTCTTAGAACTGCAAAACAAAACAGAACTAAACCCAAAACTCACAAACATAAAAGATATAATAGAAAATGAAGCAGAAACACTTCAAGAAACACAATTCACAAAAACACATTACCTAACGCAAAAAACATTACTAAAAATAAACCAAGAACTAAAACAAACAACACATCTAAACGAAGAACAAAAACAAAAACTCCTAGACATATGGGACATAACAAAAAAAGACCTCTTAAAAGAATTAAACTACACATTTGAAAAAGGCTCATATTACAAAATAAAAGAAGCAACACAAAACAACTACCAACTAACCCCCAAAACCCAACAAACAATCCAAGCCCTACACGCAGAAATAACAAACAAAATAACAACATACTTAAAAGAAAACCTCACAGAACAAACAATAACAGGAAGCACAGACATTCAAAAAGAAACAACACCACTAAAACAAAAATACTTCATAAACATAAAAGAACAAAACATATTCGAAATACAAAAAATCACAACAAAAATACCTGAACTCTACCATGACACAAAATGGGGATTACAAACACAAACCCCACAAACCAAAGCAAAAATAGCAATTCTGGCAAACAAACTGCAACAATACAATAAAGAAAACGACACACAGCACAAAATTAAACTAAAAAAAGCCTAAAAAAAATTATTCATCATCAGGATTATAACTAGGCACAGCAGACTTGCTAATAATCATAATATCTCCTATACTCTTAACAAGCTGATGAGGAACAATAACACCTTTAGCACTACCTAAAATCTTATTCAAAAAACTATTCTTAGTAGCCCTAACCTTCCAACCAAAAATCTTAGTATTAGTAACAATAGACTCCTCAATATCCCCGAAATAATCGCCTTGATCAGTAAAAACTCTCATTTCATAAGTTTCCGTAATTCTTTTCATTTTCAACATAATTGACCACCACCTTATATCACAATATAATAATTCAATACTCACAAAAAGATTTTCTCTATATATAAACTTTTTGATTATCAACCAGTAAAGCCAAAAACTTTAAATACTAAATAGAAGCAATAATAAGTAAATATTCAAGCAAAGCGTTCAATTAACAGATCGCAAAAAAAAGAGGTGTTCAAAAAATGCAATCCTTAGAAACAATAATCCTAGCAACAATAATAGGAACATTAGCAGCAATAGTCTACAGTCTAAGAATTTTAGTACTACTAGAAAGAAGAATAGCAAGAATAGACATACACATAGAAGCTCTAGTAACCAAAATATTCCAAGAAGAACAAAAAATAGAACAAGAAGAATACAGACTAGAAGAAGCACTAGGAATAAAAAAACCAACAAAAAAAGCCACGACAAAGAAAAAAACAAAAAAGAAAAAAAGAAAATAAACCCAAACTTTTTTAAACCTTTTTTTTATACTTTCTCTAATGATTCTTAAAACAGCACTAAAACACAACACGCACGGATACTACCACTACAGAATACACAGACACAAAACAGAAAAACTATGCCAACCCCAATACAAAAAACTAAAAGACTACCTGCACAAAATGCTAACAAACTGTCCACACGAACACTTCTTAAAAGGACCAAGATCATCAATACTAAAATTCAAATTAAACTCAAAACTAAAAAATGAATCAAACCAAGTAGAAATACTAGCAAGAATAGGCCTGGACTCAAATTACTACGATGAAGCGCACATGAACGTGCAAATGTTCATGCTAGCATATGACGAAAAAACAATAGCAATAGAAACCCCGATTTGGCTCCAACCAAACGAACTAGAAAACTACGAAGAAATATTCAAAACAAACCTGCCCCTAACAGGCCACATAGACCTAATAAGAATAGAAAACGATGGGAAAATATGGATATGGGACTACAAACCAAACGCGCACCGAGAAAAATACGCGGATACACAAACATACTTTTATGCGCTAATGCTAAGTAAAAGAACAAATATACCCCTAAAAAACTTCATGTGCGGATATTTTGACACAAAAAACACATACATATTTGACCCAAACAAAATAAAACTCTAAAAACTTCAAAAAAAAACTAAACCTGCAACGAAAATCCTTAACTTGCAATACTCAAAAGAAAACACATATAAAACAATCTTCTTTACACCACTTTAGAAGAGTTATCAAAACGCAAAAAAAATAAAAGTACTATGAACCACAAAAATAAAACAACTGAAAACGCACTTGAAGCAATATTATCAGAATACGAAACAAACACGCAAGTATTAAGGATTTTACTAGAACAATTACCCTTAGGATTCGCAATCCACAAAAAAACAACAGGCAAAGCAATTTTTATAAATGAACAATTCAAGCACATATATCAAACACCTTTAGAATCAGATGAAAGCGTTGCAACATTCCTAGATAAAGTATATGAAAAAGACCAACAAGCAAAAGAAGCTGTTATGA encodes:
- a CDS encoding PRC-barrel domain-containing protein, with translation MLKMKRITETYEMRVFTDQGDYFGDIEESIVTNTKIFGWKVRATKNSFLNKILGSAKGVIVPHQLVKSIGDIMIISKSAVPSYNPDDE
- a CDS encoding PD-(D/E)XK nuclease family protein, translating into MILKTALKHNTHGYYHYRIHRHKTEKLCQPQYKKLKDYLHKMLTNCPHEHFLKGPRSSILKFKLNSKLKNESNQVEILARIGLDSNYYDEAHMNVQMFMLAYDEKTIAIETPIWLQPNELENYEEIFKTNLPLTGHIDLIRIENDGKIWIWDYKPNAHREKYADTQTYFYALMLSKRTNIPLKNFMCGYFDTKNTYIFDPNKIKL